The Brachyspira sp. SAP_772 genome includes the window AGTTGGGCAGCCTGCTATTAGAGTAAAAGAGCTTACAGTTGGAGGAAGATAAAAATGGAGAGAAGCGAAAAAATAAAAGAGATATTTAACATCATTAAAAATAAATTAGATAATGATTATAAAATAGAAGTTTATATATCTAATAGCGGAGAAGAAGAGTTTACTATTAGAGAGAGAGATTTAGATAAATACACTTTTGCTGAGTCTGGAGGAATTGGTTTAAGGTTAATAAAAAATGGTCAAGTGGGTGTAAGCTTTACTGAAAAAATTGACTTTAATGATGAAAACATAAGCAATTTAATTAACAATACTAAAAACTCTCTTAAATATGCTGCATCAGAACCAGAGTTTAATACTCTTATAGAAGAAAGCGAAGAGAAAGCATATGATTTAATAAACAAAGATATAACTAATTTAACAAACGATGAATTAAAAAAAATATCTCTTTCAATAGAAGATAAAATATATTCATTAGATAAAAGAATTGTAAATGTGCCTTCATGCGGTTTAGCAAGATATGATTTCTCTAAACACATCATAAACAGCAATGGAATATGCAAGGAAGAGAAAAAAAACAGTATATCATATTATGCTGAAGTAATAGCAAAAGATTCTAATGCTGTAAAAACTTTTTTTGATGTATATTCTTCAAAAGACACTAAGTTTGATGTTGATAGTTTTTGCAAAAATATAGTTGATAATGTTGTAAGTAAATTGGAAGCTAAAGAGATTAAAAGCGGAAAATATAAAACTGTTTTTACAAGCAAGGCTATGAGAACAATGCTAGGGGCTTATTTATCATTATTTTCTTCTGAAGCAGTTCAAAAACAGTTATCACTTCTTAAAGGCAAATTAAACCAAAAAAT containing:
- a CDS encoding TldD/PmbA family protein, which codes for MERSEKIKEIFNIIKNKLDNDYKIEVYISNSGEEEFTIRERDLDKYTFAESGGIGLRLIKNGQVGVSFTEKIDFNDENISNLINNTKNSLKYAASEPEFNTLIEESEEKAYDLINKDITNLTNDELKKISLSIEDKIYSLDKRIVNVPSCGLARYDFSKHIINSNGICKEEKKNSISYYAEVIAKDSNAVKTFFDVYSSKDTKFDVDSFCKNIVDNVVSKLEAKEIKSGKYKTVFTSKAMRTMLGAYLSLFSSEAVQKQLSLLKGKLNQKIASEIINIKDIPMFDNGLANTNFDGEGSATKDLNIITNGVLNSYLYNNYTARKENRKTTSHASRGFKTSIGISCHNLILEDGKNTQEELISQIKDGILVNSLTGTHAGVNSISGDFSLQAEGIKIENGKLSHTANPFIVSGNILDFLNNIEMLANDTDYHHSSIYTPSALIKELSFSS